atttttttaattccgcACATATTGCATAcaagttattattaatttcagaCATTtacttcattatttatttatgttattcaCATGTATTCTAAATACACGGTTTCCATGTATGAAagtgtttgataaaatttataatttgatttaaaattttaaaatgatccCATCTAGccttttagttatttaataaaacatttttattaatcaattattgtatttattaacaaaaccatgcataagattttattattttattttaaaattgaataattaaatcactattttcaaatatctaattatttttatacaatgcttACTTTTATTCATTCGCTCTCCTTCAATTAGggttttaatcaaatttaatatatattctcaaatttaatatatatctatttttttaataatttcattataagttctaatcatatttgttttttttaatatatagaaTTATCTATAACCCTTTCTCAATCCATAAATAGGGGGATAATGCGCTTGAGTATACTCGAATCCACATCTTGTTACATTGACAAATATAGCCATACTAATCGAATGAGCCGATTGACATTCATCcaaaaattgggaaaaaaaataaagaaaatacatatttattcctaaattaaaattaatgtattaattataGTACAACCCTGTAAGTAATAGAATTaatgtattaatattattgGATGAGAATGTATGAACCATTATTAAAGcacatttactaatttatttatttacttcatatttatattatcgCAAAGGGCGTTAGGGGGCTAGCAGGGGCCCAACCTActtcaaatgaaattttaaattaataaaggtaaaattacactttaatcctttgaagatgataaaattttgatttaattctttaaaaattataaagatataaactattaaaatgataaaattatatttttacgaaatcataatttaatttcatcctcttaaaaaaattttctaacttcgtCTCCGATTATCACTTGCTTATTGAAGGCAATGTCGAGGTTTTAAATGTTACCGGTTTACATAGGCggttaatttaatatattttaataattaaatacaaatggATTTAAGAATAAACTacaataatttgtaaatatataatttaaaaaatatttgtccGAATGGCGACATTTGTTGAGCATCCATTAAGttttaaacatgtatttttatataattaattaaatatatatttaagaaattcatatttttatttgaggCTCGTTAGTTAGAAGATGAACCAAAATGCTGACAATGACTTGCCCACGTGGCGCACGAAGGCAGCCTTAACAAGTTTAAAATTCCGAAATTCCGTTCCTTACTCACTAAGCAGCCGTTGCCACGTCAACGATGTAACCTcacccctctctctctctctctctctctgctTTATTACTTTTAGTACTTTCATTAACTGCCATTCAGTTATTCACTCCTCTGTGCGTTAGACCCACCAATAATAGAGTGAgacctctttttcttttttccttttgtacTATTATGCCACGTGGATTTGGACGTTTTAGTTTCGGCAGACACTTACCAGTTACCACCACAagatttagatttttaatttcttcataTAGGGCTAATTCACCAAACGTCCTCAAACTATAACCCTGATTTTAAATCGATccttaaacttcaaaacattcaCCAAAAGTCCTTCAGTCAGTCTAGCAATTAATTCGAGTGTTAAAAGCATGTATATATTGTATAAGCAACTTGAATTTAATgcgttttaaaagaaaaaattaaccCTTGTAAAATTTACCGACACTGATTATTTTTTAACCTATCTATAgtagttttaatttaacttgaatgGTAAAACAATTTCACATGATAAATCCAAGAATTTTTAATTGCAAACACAATCACATACACAAAAAGGACCTTTGAGCAGCAAGAAACGACATTAATCGACAGAAATTATTCGTAAATTGCCCAGTTGaggaaagttttttttaaaacctagTGGTTCCCAAAAGAGGAATGTGCTTTGTGGGACAAGATGGGTTTAGAGTTCTATTTGTCCCTTTATTTTAGGTTATCCATTTCAAGCTAGtggcaaaataaaaataaaaaaaaaagttaaatctaagtttattttaattatttcattcaatcatttttcattttaaaattttcaagacctttataatcgaaaaaaaaacaataaagtttttgtaaaagtttcgaGAACctcaaagttaatatttttaaagcatctatttgtacaatatttatttttttaattttattttaaattagggtaaactaaaaaaatagcCACTTATGTTTgtctcaaattatattttagtcacttatgtttgaaatgttacgttttagtcacttacattattgttttgttacgaagtggtcactctaccatttagctccgttacctccctaatggCAGTTCTACGTGTCAGTCCAAAGGAGCTTTAACtgtcaacttggatgtcctatgtggcaatccaaattaaatttatttaattaaaaacctattttcatcccatCAGttagacatccaagttggcatttaaagctcatttggattgccacgtaggactgtcgttagggaggtaatggAGTTTAATGGTAGAGTGACTACTTCGTAATAAAACGATAACTTCAgtgattaaaacataatatttcaaacataagcgactaaaatgtaacctgaggtaaataaaagtgactatctttgtagtttaccctttaaattatgtcacataTGATCTGACAtgtcatttaacatttaaattgtCGATTTTAGTAACATATGGACCTAATTAATATAACCAATATAGTTTGaagatgtaattaaaaatatttaaaatttagagacCAATTTAGAATTAAAGTTATAATTTGAGAATGTTTGGTACAATTAACTCTTATAAAATGGTATTAAacaaatttgagtttgaatttaaGTTGTTAAAATCATTCTTAATTTTCAGATGACATGTtccaaaaataacataaaattttaagacttTAGTTATATTAATAAGTGTTAGTTTTGGAAGATGTCATATGAAAAATTAAGATTGATTTTAACAACTTAAATTCGaacttaaatttgtttaattgaaatattagattacatttgaaattcaaattttataattttattaatcaggGTGGGTTTACctgcgattagtgtaaaaacagcggtggttgtgtgtaacaccccctaaccctaaaccgtcaccagaatagggttacgaggcattaccggacatatcaaacaatctacaaataattcttgaacaaataacaaacttattataatataatcataatttcatataaatatttttattgctaATTgacttcacttttttttttctaaaagaaaactcaatataaccctttataaatatttaacctTCCTGCAATTTCAAACCGcaaccaattcaaaaccaaTATCACAATCCATacaatttcatattcaaatacacctaaacatattttaaacatcaacttagtaatttactaaataataattcgcatatattgtttaaattaataaacttcattcattctatttcaatttgttaccaaatataccaaatatgttatgataattatatttccatttcattacaccaagtatcaaaatattattttagtatcattttcaaccaaaagcATAAGACACTTTCAAGTGACCAATATAACACCTAAGTACATGTCACTTTACCAAAAGAAAGATTACATCACCGAATTTTGTACTGGAGTCGGGATCGCTCTGGATCTTGAAATAAACCTTAATTTCTACTAACTCATGCATTTAAAACAACTGTCTGTACTGAGTATattatactcagtggtattactatcattcaaattataatataataaccaagtaaattaaatcatttaactttaaaaaaaattatcaaactaattcatttttaactttcatttctcagcatttacaattcaatttggctTTCATTAGTTAATATCTTATACTATCATATTATGCCATTACTTATCTCATGAACATTTAGTTCATGTTTtctattcacattttcatattcaattcacatttCAAATTATACTCCACAATCACATTTCTTTTCAATGGCTCAACTGATTCATTTCGTTcgatttaacttttcaattaattacccctattaacagactcgaactttggcggatacacggatccaaccaacacaccatattggcacctagtgcctcattaGATAGTTCGAAGCAAAGTTGATACTCAATGTCTCATTGGCCAAGCCGAAGTAAAGTGATACCCAGTATCTCATCAAATCTATCCGAAGTAAaatagtgacacccagtgtctcatcgacgcgaggtcgaagtatccttgaactcttccaaccctatggcatgccaactatatccgactcagcccgactagttaatagggtttccaattctcaattcaaattcactttcttttcaaaatgtactttcaatatcaaattcactTTTTTACTcactaatcaaaattcaattcaatactaacacatatttctcattcaattcaattttctaaattcaattcaataaagttACTTACCTCAATATTTACttatcataaattaaataaatttaaaattaatttttaataatgaatgacttgaattatagtaatacaaacccgaatTTCGCGATTACTCCTCGATAactttttcatttcctttcaaTGCCGATGTCTCGGGTTatttgttagctacgaaaattaaaataatttacaatcattaatatatcactaatttacatttaatactaaacttaaattccaattttagTCCTAACTAAATTCATCTATTTTTCCATTACAATGTATATCCTATTCCTATCCAAATTccatataaacttaaatttaactatcaaattttcatcaataatttcataatttcgaatttctttcaatttagtccctacaacacaaaacttatagcctagtttacaatttaatcttttaatcaattctaatcaatgattctatcaaataaacgcctaattcaatcatttattcaacatgaaccctattaaaaatctactaattttcaaaatttcaacttaaattcaataatattcaaCTCTAGGactccaaaacatcaaaattataaaaaagggactaaattgacttaccaaattaaaccccaaactttaaaaatcctatttctccttttctttcttttcttctttccttctctgtttcttttcaattccattttcttttcttttcttttactttagtatattatattattatagtaacttaataattattattatttcttaaatattaagtaaataaatatgtattttacaGTTGTATGCATATGATTTATTACACTTGTACTTTATTATCACCATACATCTGTTAActtattaatttgttcattgatctaataatataatatcaattaaataataaaaataagaataaatatctatctaataacaattataaatattacaaatgtacacatatattttacatttgtaTTTTATCATCACCATCCACTTgtcataatttcaatttatttatcatataaaatcttttactaattaataataaataaaaatattttttctaattatatataaataatacaaatgtactcatttaaattaatacacttgtattttattttcaccttacacttatcttttcttaatttatttcataatataataatataatcaatttaatttataatataataaaataataacaataataatatatttaaacaatCAAAGATTTTTATGCTTTGCCGTCTCATTCATCAGAATAAGCTTAATTTCCTATTTAGTCCCCCTTAtcttcttttaatctataattagactTCCGCAccttattcaattcagtcctttttCCTAATATCTATTaactaagctaaattcaccAAATTTGAACCTACTTAAACACTCAACTAGACTCATGATTActcctaataattatttacgaacTCGGTTTACTAAAATGGAGGCCCTATAACTCATTTTTTCGGTGCCTataaattttgggtcattacactgtgagattagatactgtaacctgagacaaaaagtaaactaaacgctcCGCCCCGCACTGCATTCAatcacccatccaaactcatccttatttttctttaacatGCCTCCATTAtctttgatttttccttaaagCCATTGACCATAAAAGAGATACcgacatatttgattaaatatatatcTTTCTTTAAGAAAATTTGGTTAAGACTTGATCATGGGTTAAGCCTGTTTTTTAGGCTAGGACTCAACCCAAAAAATGGGTCTAAAAATTTTCTCGAGCTTGGTccatttgtattaattttttctataaaaataaaatttaaaaatataatacatcaaatgtactaaaaaattaaaataaatattttccgacaaattgttaaaaaaaatatttttaaataaccCTAAGGTAATTACAACTTAGCAGGTAAATGATTCTAAAACactagtaaaattaataataaaacaagagttgtacaatatccaaacaataaaaacaaaataacagtaatataataacaaaattgtaGCAAAACAACGTCAAAATGACACCAAGTAGCAGTAAAAGTTTTTTAGGCAAATTTCGAACCATTTAGAAAACGAATTTTATCTTTTGTCCAAAtccatttttcgggcctatatttttttcaaacctTCTCATTTTTCGAACAGACCttcaaacataaacaaatgactcgacaataaaaaaaaaaaacccaaaatctgGCTCGATTAATATAAGGATTaaagatgatattttatatagtAGATGGAATAGGGGAAATGTTAATGTTGTTGATGTATTAAATAGAGGGAGGAGGAGTGAGTGGGAGCTGATTCAATAACACGGGAGCAAAGAATCGACTGAAATTCTGAATACATTGTTTGATTATATTCTATAAATCTGtgattttagaattattatgcCTTTGGTTTTTGCTTATCAAAACACGTCGGATTCTTAGTTTATTGAGTTGGATcccactatttcttcttctttcttttggtttttctttattttatcaacatCATAAGGTGtaacaagtaaaataaattatttctctTGTTGTTTATTAGGATGTTTAAACTtcgattaaaattaaattaattgatcgAATCGATCTAATTCAGTTAATCGGTCAGTTAATCGATCTAATTCGGTTGGAGGTCGGTTAAAGGTTTTCTGGAAttttggttaacggttaatccggtttgaaatcgagtaattaactgaatttaataaataatattatatattaatacatgTATTAGGCTATTACTAATTCAGTTAACTCGATCAAAtgaacattataaatttatttttttgatatattttatacttgttttaacaaaaaaaacatataaatttcggttaattcagttaaccgaccgaattaattgaaatatttcgaTTCggttaatttcttttgaaaaatttttggttcggttaatagttaaaggattaaaaactttggttaattcggttaatacTAGTTCGGTTAAACGTTTGAACACCTCTACTGTTTACCTCAACTTTTtctataaataggaaaataatagaaaaataaaatatgtttgaagtttttatgtttttctttttatatttgatttttttagtaatttagtttctcgatttttaggtttcaaaatttaaatctaatttttaacgttgttaaaattcttctattaattttattggtgtgacattttgaaaaaaatgataatcaTGTGACGTAGAAAATAGTGGTacaatgaatttgaatttaacaaaagcaTTTTGATAGTATTAATAATTGGACTTGCattattaaatctaaaaagtaaagagacaaaatttattgaaataaacttagaaagactaaattctaaatttatgattattaCAGGGACTTCGAGCATAATTTAACCGAAAAggcaaaaatttagaaaacatcCGACCTGCCGGATTCGAACCAGCGACCTAAGGATTTTTACTGCAAGGCTATGCCCACTACAGTCCTCCGCTCTACCAACTGAGCTAAGGTCGGTCTTGTGCTAGCTGCTagcaaacaatttaaaaatattaagttttggTTTTCTTGACTTTATACCATTAGTGATAacagatttttatttatatagataACATACAATTGATACATGATTTATAAGATTCACCATGTTGCAGTTAGACCTATTCATGAATCGAGTTATTTATTTAGGTTTAAAGGTTTGCTTGAAATTTAAgagagtttgggtaaaaatattatgcTCGAAAAATAAGCTTGATTAAAAAAAGTAGGCTCGTTTAAAATATGCTTGAACCTGGCCTGACtcgtttttaagtttataatactttatattatgttatttttatatattatataaattataacatattaaaaagataaatctatactaaatatataatactactctaatgtagACATTAAAcaaatgttaagatgactatataaaaatttaaataaataaaaaaataaaattattaaatatttaattaaaataatataagttttttaaaaaatatataggcgTGCCTAAAATGAACTTGGGTTAGTCTTTTGTAAATATAGACGaacttgaacaaaattttaagctcatattTCAGGTCGGACCAAGCTTAGACAAgtataaagtatgttaatatcatgcttaagtTCTACTCGAACCTAACCCCGACCCGATTAATGAACACCTCTACTCCCAAATATATGGCTACCAAAACCAGAAgtcaacatttaaaacaatgcttaatatataaattggttcctataaaatagtaatattaCCAATTTAGTACTTTACAATATTTCTGTGAtcaatttgatactttacaatatttttacGAAACAAAATATGCTGAGAAGAGAAGATATGCGACGGACTTTTACTTTgaagagaagatgaagaacggaagaaggagaaggagcCTTACCTGGATGAAGGAGGAACTGGAAAAGGTCCTTGACCAAACTGATTTGTAACCCAAAGGGAAGGagaaggggaaggggaaggggaaggggaaagGGGAGAAGAAGGCgtcattttccggaaaatgtcTTAACGAATTCAAAAGGGTAAgatattttcctaaaaaaaaccTTCTTTTCCCgtgttttgtaaaatattttaccatagaaaatcattttcaaccaaccaaacatcaaAAAAGCCTGAAAAGCTTTTACGGAAAAGCTTTTACAAGTTACCAAACGGAGCCTTAAATTTCATACGAATGCAAGGGATTTCAATGAGTTTTTTTAGAAGTGTCTAAGTTTTAAAGTTTTAGTGGGCTTAGTACAACCCATTGTCACTTTTAGTTGGGCTGGGCCTTTATCTTCGGCTTGTCAATGGTTTAGGGTTTCAGTTTGATAATTAAAAGACTTCTTCCCGTTGTGGTCACACTCTCAGCTCAGGTAGCGCCGACCAACCCTAGGGTTTGACAAACCTCTCACAGCCCCTCACCTTTTCCATTATTCACTTCGGCAGATTCCATGGTATGTTCATCCCCTTCCTCCATTATTCAACACCTGGTTTATCACCCTCTTTTTTATcactaacaaaaacaaaaacaaagtttGCTTTTAGGTTGTTAACTAAATTCTGGGCTATTTTGACTTGGATTTGTAGGCACCGAAGAAAGACAAAGCCCCTCCTCCTTCATCCAAGCCTGCAAAGTCTGGAGGTGGCAAGCAGAAGAAGAAggtcattttttattattatatgtttcattttatgtatttattggGGTTCATTTTCTGCTTCTTATGACTTGAtcaaaaaatgggctttttctttttgggtatTTGCAGAAGTGGAGCAAGGGAAAGCAAAAGGAGAAGGTGAATAACATGGTGCTGTTTGATCAGGCTACCTATGACAAGCTTCTCTCTGAAGCTCCTAAATACAAGCTCATCACTCCCTCTATCCTATCTGATCGTATGAGGgtacttttcatttcatttacctgttttttaagttaatgatttgttttggttatgtATTTTCTCCCCCTTTCGATGCTTGCATTGCTCTTTTATTCGTGGAACCGTTAGATTTTAGTTCGATATTTGTTATCTCTTGTCTGGATCAATGTCTGCTAGAAATGCATACCGGTCCAGTTGGAGGAACGAAAATTAGAAGGCAAAACTTTTCCTATATGAAACCTAAGTCAATAGTTGTAGTCTTCAGGTTTATTTAATAGAAACGAAATACGATTAATTGGAACATAAAAACGTTTTTCTAACTAAtgtgttatttttgtttatataaatacataattttaaagaaatgaaatttgaagtttgtgtattgtttttttattcaatcattttgtaataaaattagaGGCTGCTGAGATCATTAGTCTTACTGAATTGGATCACCAGTGTTCCTTTATTAGGTTCGTGCATGACAATTCGAATATCATTGGGGAGATAGCTATTTCTGGTAATGGAGGTCCGGATCTGGGAATTCTATgttgttttacttttacttattatttttttgttggcATGCACTGCTCATTGTCTTAAAATTAGGCTTTAGTTGCTACTTGTTCCATGAATAGACACAATTGGGTCCCTTACTTTGAAACTTGGAATTGGATGGTGGGAATTTTTTGCCATGGATTTATCCTGGTGTTTGGTTATTGAATGGCTTCTAATAGCTAGTAGGAATAGAATGACACCTCATAGGGCAGCTAAAAGCATTGAGTGGCAATCTGAAATGCTATTTTCATAGGCTAATGTTGTCTGATTAATGTTTGTACTGTATGGGGTAGTATGTTGGTCTCGTGTCATGGTAccctttttttgtatttgtctGCTTGGAGATGCTTGCCTGAGCTCTATTAAATGAAAGCCGCACTACCAGTAATATGCCTAACATGGTATTGTATTCATTTCACAGATAAATGGATCACTTGCAAGGAAGGCTATTAGGGAACTGATGGCAAGAGGATTGATTAGGTTGGTGTCTGCCCATTCAAGCCAGCAGATTTACACTAGGGCTACAAACACCTAGATGGTTCGTTATATTTTTGCTTAGTTCCATGCAATAGTGCCGTTGATTGTTGAGTTGACTTCTAAGTGAATTTATTTACTGCCGccgctttttttttttttttttttggtttagaaTGTGTGAGATACTCTCTTTTTATCATTCTAGTTTAATTGATACTTTTCAGACTTACTATTCAGCTCTCttaaatttgtttctaatgtgagATTCATATGTTGATTTAGTGTTTCAATCCTAAAATGTTTTGTTGCATActttatattattgttttatggATATTTGTTGGGATTGGGGAGTCTGGGGTTCAGACTGAGGCCAGCTGCCCGCCTTAATTGGAAATATTCAACCTTGTAGGATTATGAGCAAATGTAGAATTTGGGAAGTGTTATTTTGAGGAAATGGGTTGAAACT
The nucleotide sequence above comes from Gossypium raimondii isolate GPD5lz chromosome 13, ASM2569854v1, whole genome shotgun sequence. Encoded proteins:
- the LOC105782266 gene encoding 40S ribosomal protein S25-2, which codes for MAPKKDKAPPPSSKPAKSGGGKQKKKKWSKGKQKEKVNNMVLFDQATYDKLLSEAPKYKLITPSILSDRMRINGSLARKAIRELMARGLIRLVSAHSSQQIYTRATNT